TACAGGACGAATGCAACCGGTCGTCCACCTCGCCGTCGGCTACCTCTGTTACGCCGCCTACGTCCGGTGGCGACGCGGCCGCGGCGTGACGCCCGCCGACGGACCGGTACTGGTCGCCGCCTTCGGCGCGGTGCTCCCCGACCTGGTCGATCAGCCGCTGTGGCTCGCCGGCGTGACCCCAGTAGGCCGAACGATCGCCCACTCGCTGCTGTTCGCCGTGCCGACGATTCTCCTCGTTTCGTACCTCACTCGTCGTCGCGGCGAGCCCATACTCGGCGTCGCGTTCGCGATCGGGTACGGCTCACACCTCGCGGCGGACGTCCCCTGGCACGTCCTCGCCGGCGACTACGACGAGCTCGGATTTCTGCTCTGGCCGATCACGCACATGCCCCAGTACACCGGCGTCAAGTCCCTCGGCACCGTCGCCGGCCTCGAGGTCACCACGCTCTGGCTCGAGGCCGTGATCCTCGTCGCCGGCGTCGCCCTCTGGTGGCACGACGGGCGGCCGGGACTGGGGGCGATCCGATCCCGGCTGTAACGCGGCCGTCGGGCGGCGCTTGCGCCAACGGGCAGCCTTAACTCGGCTCGCGGAGACGTCCCAGGCATGTACGGCTATCTCACCGACGACGCCGACCTCGCTCAGGCGGGCGTCGGCGACGTCACGTACTACCTGACCGACCAGGTGTCCGGCCGCCGTCAGCCCCCG
This portion of the Natronobeatus ordinarius genome encodes:
- a CDS encoding metal-dependent hydrolase, whose product is MQPVVHLAVGYLCYAAYVRWRRGRGVTPADGPVLVAAFGAVLPDLVDQPLWLAGVTPVGRTIAHSLLFAVPTILLVSYLTRRRGEPILGVAFAIGYGSHLAADVPWHVLAGDYDELGFLLWPITHMPQYTGVKSLGTVAGLEVTTLWLEAVILVAGVALWWHDGRPGLGAIRSRL